Proteins from a genomic interval of Psychrobacter urativorans:
- the holA gene encoding DNA polymerase III subunit delta yields the protein MQDTFIQAYPKLLQSDVAVAGLWLAHGDEPLLHQWLIDALRPHWRAQNYAIKRIELVSVKSWQDVLSELGSLSLFDDASALIVTGNHKPDKAVIAELERFAVEAQTGVNSNSLLWLTSKQDRRAQTSKWFAPFAQYGHIIDCNLYDERGRQQLLQIQAQQFGLRLSQEAWQLLLSQTEHHLLSAYQTLWRLSYLFAPELIADINKNKHDAHHQNRTAATVVLDITDLQAALVSDAHFSVFDLSDAMLAGNQAQVAKIIFQLQATDEPTTLVLWAISKDMRQIMALMDGQDPQALGIWRSKQGLYQQACRRQTKAQTAEWSALIYRCDQAIKGVIRQPAWELLLQAALELAGQRLFSPR from the coding sequence ATGCAAGACACTTTTATTCAAGCCTATCCAAAGCTACTGCAATCTGATGTTGCAGTCGCAGGCTTGTGGCTGGCTCATGGTGATGAGCCGCTGTTACATCAGTGGCTTATTGATGCGCTACGTCCGCATTGGCGGGCGCAAAACTATGCGATTAAACGTATCGAGCTGGTGTCCGTGAAAAGCTGGCAAGACGTATTGTCAGAACTGGGAAGTTTATCTTTATTCGATGATGCGAGCGCCCTGATTGTGACGGGCAATCATAAGCCTGACAAAGCAGTCATTGCCGAGCTAGAACGCTTTGCTGTGGAAGCGCAAACCGGAGTCAATAGTAACAGCTTATTGTGGCTGACATCCAAGCAAGACCGCCGCGCCCAAACGAGCAAATGGTTTGCCCCTTTTGCGCAATACGGTCATATTATTGATTGCAACTTATACGATGAACGCGGGCGTCAGCAGCTGTTGCAAATTCAGGCGCAGCAATTTGGTTTGAGGTTATCGCAAGAGGCGTGGCAACTTTTGCTGTCGCAAACCGAGCATCATCTGTTAAGCGCGTATCAAACCTTGTGGCGGCTGTCTTACTTATTTGCACCAGAGCTCATAGCAGATATCAACAAAAACAAACATGACGCTCATCATCAGAACCGTACTGCCGCAACTGTGGTGTTAGATATTACTGATTTACAAGCAGCTTTAGTCAGTGATGCCCACTTTAGCGTGTTTGATTTATCCGACGCCATGCTTGCAGGTAACCAAGCACAAGTGGCAAAAATCATATTTCAACTACAAGCCACTGATGAGCCAACGACGTTAGTGCTTTGGGCAATCAGTAAAGACATGCGCCAAATCATGGCGTTAATGGATGGACAAGATCCACAAGCATTGGGAATATGGCGCAGTAAACAAGGACTGTATCAGCAGGCGTGTCGCCGTCAAACCAAAGCCCAAACGGCCGAGTGGTCTGCGCTTATTTATCGTTGCGATCAAGCGATTAAAGGCGTTATCCGCCAGCCCGCGTGGGAATTATTATTACAAGCGGCGTTAGAATTAGCCGGTCAGCGCCTATTTTCTCCAAGATAA
- a CDS encoding efflux RND transporter periplasmic adaptor subunit, whose protein sequence is MRKLSKKSAIKWGIIALIVVALGALAYKTLKPKEVQPNYLTATAEIGDIENNVMASGKVKALNTVDVGAQVSGEVKRLFVDVGDEVQKGDLIAQIDQVTQKNNLTNQQASLDQSQAATESAQAEVSSREAGLKSAYADLASRQSELKQAQSDFGRLQSLLNIDAISQQEYDTQATRIDTAKSAVASARASIETANAAIATAKANINSQQAALRKSQTNVDTAQEDLSYTTIRAPMSGTVVSVTTEQGTTVNANQSAPTIVTLADLSTVRINAQISEADVINVKANMPVYFNIIGNPDQKYDAVLKAIEPAPERISDTSSTDAAIYYVGYIEVPNAERRFRIDMTAQVYVIINQAKNALLIPSAALQPAGKSKKGRDANKAPTNAKDTNAKDTNAKTADANREDGVTTATVRVLQADGTVVEQTVKVGINNRVNAQILSGLNKGDKVVISEEGPAKGQKGGRGGRPGGRPF, encoded by the coding sequence ATGCGCAAACTAAGCAAAAAGTCTGCTATTAAATGGGGCATTATTGCCTTAATTGTCGTAGCATTAGGTGCTTTAGCCTATAAAACCTTAAAACCAAAAGAAGTTCAGCCCAACTATCTGACGGCAACCGCCGAGATTGGCGATATTGAAAATAACGTCATGGCTTCTGGTAAGGTAAAAGCGCTTAATACCGTTGACGTTGGTGCGCAAGTATCTGGCGAGGTCAAACGGCTATTTGTTGATGTGGGCGACGAGGTGCAAAAAGGTGATCTTATTGCACAAATTGATCAGGTCACGCAAAAGAATAATTTAACCAATCAGCAAGCCAGCCTTGACCAAAGCCAAGCAGCCACTGAAAGCGCGCAAGCCGAAGTGTCGAGCCGTGAAGCAGGATTAAAAAGTGCGTACGCTGACCTTGCCAGCCGTCAATCAGAGCTAAAACAAGCCCAATCTGACTTCGGTCGGCTGCAATCTTTGCTTAATATCGATGCGATTTCACAACAAGAATACGATACTCAAGCTACTCGCATTGATACCGCAAAATCTGCCGTTGCCAGTGCTCGTGCTTCTATTGAAACGGCTAACGCTGCTATCGCTACGGCAAAAGCAAATATCAATAGCCAACAGGCGGCACTACGCAAGTCACAGACCAATGTGGACACCGCACAAGAAGACCTAAGCTATACTACGATTCGTGCGCCAATGTCAGGCACTGTGGTCTCAGTCACGACCGAACAAGGCACTACCGTTAACGCCAATCAAAGCGCACCAACCATTGTTACCTTAGCGGACTTATCAACCGTGCGTATTAATGCACAAATCTCTGAAGCCGACGTCATTAACGTCAAAGCAAATATGCCCGTCTATTTTAATATCATTGGTAATCCCGACCAAAAATACGATGCTGTCCTTAAAGCCATTGAGCCTGCACCTGAGCGCATTAGTGACACCAGCTCGACCGATGCCGCCATTTATTATGTCGGCTACATCGAAGTGCCCAATGCCGAACGTCGCTTCCGTATTGATATGACCGCGCAAGTTTATGTCATCATCAACCAAGCCAAAAACGCCTTATTAATCCCTTCTGCCGCCCTACAACCTGCCGGTAAATCTAAAAAAGGTAGAGACGCTAATAAAGCGCCTACTAATGCTAAAGATACCAATGCTAAAGATACCAATGCTAAAACTGCTGATGCTAATCGTGAAGATGGCGTCACTACGGCTACCGTTCGCGTCCTGCAAGCTGACGGCACAGTGGTTGAACAAACCGTGAAAGTGGGTATTAACAATCGCGTTAATGCACAAATCCTCAGCGGTCTAAATAAAGGCGATAAAGTAGTTATCAGTGAAGAAGGTCCAGCAAAAGGTCAAAAAGGCGGTAGAGGTGGTCGACCAGGTGGCAGACCGTTTTAA
- a CDS encoding MacB family efflux pump subunit, whose amino-acid sequence MNNQDPHSSAATDATEVPLMQVKGLIREFKAGEQTIRVLHDINLTINQGEMVAIIGQSGSGKSTLMNILGCLDQASAGDYKIYGQSVSRLDADELAKLRREHFGFIFQRYHLLGDISARDNVAVPAVYAGMDGQARSQRAEMLLSDLGLGEKVNNRPSQLSGGQQQRVSIARALMNGGDIILADEPTGALDSKSGEDVMEILRDLNAQGHTIIMVTHDPSIAEQAERVIEIKDGYIIADYKNEHYQHTQAKPESILDQHRKSAFSSFIDRLFEAFKMSLLAMRAHKMRTLLTMLGIIIGIASVVSVVGLGKGSQAQILSNISSLGTNTITVTDGYPYGDPRRKYNDKNLTPQDAQAIADQPYVVSVSPQINSNTNVRYRNVQEAASISGVGQDYLDVTGEKLIQGQGFDEQSILRRTQDIIIDDNAKKTFFPDNANPIGEVVLIGSVPGRVIGVLAPNDGGFGRSVDSPTLYMPYTTIMSRLVGSAYIESFVALIDNNISSAAAESAISQLMESRHGTDDFRIRNSDSIRQTIESTTAAMTLLISSIAIISLIVGGIGVMNIMLVSVTERTNEIGVRMAVGARQSDIMQQFLIEAILVCILGGLLGIGLAFAIGELINRVGGDSFQVIYSSTSIIAAFLCSTLIGVVFGFLPARNAAKLDPVEALSRD is encoded by the coding sequence ATGAATAACCAAGATCCCCATTCAAGCGCCGCGACCGATGCGACTGAAGTCCCCTTAATGCAAGTTAAAGGACTCATCAGAGAATTTAAGGCGGGTGAACAAACTATTCGCGTGCTGCATGATATTAATTTGACGATCAATCAAGGTGAGATGGTCGCGATCATCGGACAGTCAGGCTCCGGTAAGTCTACCTTAATGAATATTTTAGGCTGTTTGGATCAAGCCAGCGCCGGTGATTATAAAATCTATGGTCAGTCCGTCAGCCGTTTAGATGCAGATGAGCTTGCAAAGTTACGCCGTGAGCATTTTGGGTTCATTTTTCAGCGTTATCATCTACTAGGCGATATTAGCGCTCGTGATAACGTTGCCGTACCTGCCGTCTATGCCGGAATGGATGGACAAGCCCGTAGTCAGCGCGCTGAGATGCTGCTGTCAGATTTAGGACTCGGTGAGAAGGTTAATAACCGTCCCAGTCAGTTATCTGGTGGTCAACAGCAGCGTGTTTCTATCGCACGCGCCCTGATGAACGGTGGCGATATCATTCTAGCCGATGAGCCAACCGGTGCGCTTGATAGTAAGTCTGGCGAAGATGTGATGGAAATCCTGCGCGACTTAAACGCGCAAGGTCACACCATTATTATGGTCACCCATGACCCTAGTATTGCCGAACAAGCTGAGCGCGTCATTGAAATTAAAGATGGCTATATCATCGCTGATTATAAAAATGAACACTATCAGCACACCCAAGCAAAACCTGAATCTATCCTAGACCAACACCGAAAAAGCGCCTTTAGTAGCTTTATAGATCGTTTATTTGAAGCCTTTAAAATGTCCTTATTAGCAATGCGTGCGCATAAAATGCGCACCTTGCTGACCATGCTAGGTATTATTATTGGTATTGCCTCAGTAGTCTCTGTTGTTGGGCTCGGTAAAGGCTCACAAGCACAAATTTTATCCAATATTAGCTCGCTTGGTACCAATACTATTACCGTCACTGACGGCTATCCTTATGGTGATCCTAGACGAAAATATAATGATAAGAATCTGACCCCACAAGATGCGCAAGCAATCGCTGATCAGCCGTATGTCGTCAGCGTCAGCCCGCAAATTAATAGCAATACCAATGTACGCTATCGTAATGTACAAGAAGCAGCAAGTATCAGCGGTGTCGGTCAAGACTATCTCGATGTCACTGGCGAAAAACTGATTCAAGGTCAGGGTTTTGATGAGCAAAGCATTTTACGCCGTACTCAAGATATTATTATTGATGACAATGCCAAAAAGACCTTTTTTCCTGATAATGCCAATCCTATTGGTGAAGTCGTATTAATTGGCAGTGTACCGGGGCGCGTTATTGGCGTACTTGCTCCCAATGATGGCGGTTTTGGTCGCAGCGTAGATTCACCGACCTTATATATGCCCTACACTACTATCATGTCGCGCCTTGTGGGCAGCGCCTATATTGAAAGCTTTGTTGCTCTAATTGATAATAATATTTCTTCAGCAGCAGCAGAATCAGCGATTTCTCAACTTATGGAAAGTCGCCACGGTACGGATGACTTTAGAATCCGCAACTCTGACTCTATTCGCCAAACGATTGAATCTACCACCGCCGCAATGACGTTACTGATTTCATCAATTGCGATTATCTCCTTAATCGTCGGCGGGATTGGCGTTATGAATATTATGCTGGTATCAGTGACCGAACGTACCAATGAGATTGGTGTACGTATGGCAGTTGGTGCGCGCCAAAGCGATATCATGCAGCAGTTTTTAATCGAAGCGATACTCGTGTGTATTTTAGGTGGTTTACTCGGTATTGGCTTAGCCTTTGCCATTGGAGAATTGATAAATCGCGTGGGTGGAGACAGTTTTCAAGTCATTTATTCCTCTACCTCTATTATTGCTGCTTTTTTATGCTCGACGCTTATTGGTGTGGTGTTTGGCTTTTTACCGGCACGTAATGCCGCCAAACTTGACCCTGTTGAAGCCCTTTCTAGAGATTAA